The Agrococcus carbonis sequence GATCGCGGCGGTGTCGATCGTGTTCACGGCGATCGCGTGGATCGGCGTGAGCCGCGAGGGCTTCCGCGCGATGTTCGAGCTCGACGACCCGAAGGCGAGCTTCGTGCTGCTCAAGCTCGGCGACCTCGGCGTCGCGGTCGGCATCGGGCTGCTCGTGGTCGTCTCGGCCGGCGTGCAGGTCGTCGCCACGGCGCTCGTGGAGGCGGTGGGGCTCGGCTGGGCCGCCGCCGTCATCGGCATCCTCGTGCAGCTCGCGCTCGACACGACGATCGTGCTGCTGCTGTACCGCTTCGGCGGCCGGCTGCGGCTCCCGGCGAAGCAGGTCGTGCCCGCAGCCCTCGCGTGCGCGGTCGCGTTCTTCGTGCTCAAGCAGGTCGCGACGCTGCTGTTCGGCGCGGTCGAGAACAACCCGCTGCTCGCCGGCGTCGCGGCGCCGGTCATCATCCTCATCTGGTTCGGCTTCATCATGCAGATCCTGCTGCTCGTGCTCGCCTTCGTCGCGGTCGGACCGACCGGCCGCGCCTACACGCGCCTCGTGCAGGCAGGCGGCATCGATGCGCGCCTCAGCCCCGAGAAGGCGCAGGAGCTGCTCGACGAGCTGCACGCGAGCGAGCGCGCGGGCGACGATCAGGTGCGGCTGCACAAGCGGCTCGCGAAGCGCATCCGCTGAGAAGCGGGTCTCGTGACGCGTGCGCCTGCGGCGCGCGCTCCTCGACCGACGGGCGGACGGCGGGCGAGGCAGGAGGCGTCGGCGGCGCTCGGTAGGCTCGGTGGCATGGTCCGCATCGCCTCCGTCAACGTCAACGGCGTGCGCGCCGCGTTCCGCAAGGGCATGGGCGAGTGGCTCGAAGCAGGCGACTTCGACGTCGTCGCGCTGCAGGAGGTGCGCGCGCTCGACGAGGACCTGCTGCCGCTCGTGCCGGGCTGGCACGTGCTGCATGACCCCGCGACGGCGAAGGGCCGCGCCGGCGTCGCCGTGCTCTCGCGCGAGCCGTCGATCGAGCACCGCACCGACATCGGGCTCAAGACCTTCGACACGAAGGGCCGCTGGCTCGAGGCCGACTTCCTGCACGGCGAGACGCTGCTGACGGTCGTCTCGGCGTACGTGCACTCCGGCGGCGAGGTCGGCACGCCCAAGCAGGACGACAAGTTCCGGTTCCTCCAGTCGATGGGCAAGCGCCTGCCGCAGCTGCGCGCGCACACCGACCACGTCGTGGTGATGGGCGACTTCAACGTCGGCCACACGCCCCTCGACATCAAGAACTGGAAGGGCAACCAGAAGAACGCCGGCTTCCTGCCCGAGGAGCGCAGCCACCTCGACCGCTTCTTCGGCACCGGCATGGTGACGGGCGTCGACGGCGTGCGGGGCCGCGGGCACGGCTGGGTCGACGTCGGCCGCGCCGCGCATCCCGACCAGGACGGCCCCTACACGTGGTGGTCGCAGCGCGGGAAGGCGTTCGACAACGACGTGGGCTGGCGCATCGACTACCACATGGCCTCCCCGGCGCTCGCGAGCACCGCCCGCGACTACCGCGTCGAGCGCGCGAGCGCGTGGGACACCCGGTGGTCGGACCACGCTCCCGTCATCGTCGACTACGACCTGTGACCACACCTACGAGGAACGCATCCATGGCCAACCCCCGCCTCTACTCGGGGATGCAGCCCTCCTCGGGCTCGCTCCACCTCGGCAACTACATCGGCGCGCTCCAGCAGTGGCGCGCGATGCAGAGCGACTACGACGCCTTCTTCTCCATCGTCGACCTGCACGCGATCACCGTGCCGCAGCCGCCCGACGTGCTGCGCGAGCAGGTGCGCACGCTCGCCGCGCAGTACATCGCCGGCGGTATCGACCCCGATCGCTCGTGCCTCTACGTGCAGTCGCACGTCGCCGCGCACGCGCAGCTCGCGTGGCTGCTCGGCACCATCACGGGCTTCGGCGAGGCGAGCCGCATGACGCAGTTCAAGGACAAGACCGCCAAGGGCGGGCAGGAGTCGGCCTCGGTGGGCCTGTTCACCTACCCCATCCTGATGGCCGCCGACATCCTGCTCTACGACGCCGAGATCGTGCCGGTCGGCGACGACCAGAAGCAGCACGTCGAGCTCACCCGCGACCTCGCCGAGCGCTTCAACAAGCGCTTCGGCGCGACGTTCACGGTGCCGAAGCCGCAGATCCTCGCCGACGGCGCGCGCATCTACGACCTGCAGCAGCCGACCGCGAAGATGTCGAAGTCGGCCGACAACGACAAGGGCATCGTCTGGCTGCTCGACGAGCCGGCCAAGACCGCGAAGAAGATCCGCTCGGCCGTCACCGACACCGAGGGCTCGATCCGCGCCGACAAGGCCGAGAAGCCGGGCGTCACCAACCTGCTCGACATCCTGAGCGCGATGACGGGCACGCCGGTCGCATCGCTCGAGGCCGAGTTCGCCGGCCAGGGCTACGGCGTGTTCAAGACGGCGGTGGCGGATGCGGTGGTCGCCGAGCTCGCACCGGTGCGGGAGCGCACCCTCGAGCTGCTCGCCGACCGCGGCGAGCTCGACCGGCTGCTCGCGGCCAACGCCGACCGCGCGGCCGAGGTGGCCGACGCGACGCTCGGGCGCGCGCTGGAGGCGATGGGGCTGCGATGAGCGCCGACGCGGATCGGCCGCTCGCGGGCCCGATGCTGCCGGTGATGGGCCGCAAGGTCGTGCTGACGGCGCTCCGCGAGGACGACGTCGACCGCGTGCTCGAGGCGTGCTCGGCACCGCAGGTCGGCCGCTGGCTCGACGCGCCGTGGCCGTACGCGCGCGCCGACGCCGAGGCCTTCGTGCGCGAGTTCGCGCCCGCCGGCTGGCGCGGCGAGCACGAGGAGCGCGTGTGGGCGATCCGCGAGTCGCTGCGCGGCCCGCTCGCGGGCGTGATCGGCCTGCGCACGCAGATCGGCGAGGTCGGCTTCTGGCTGCACCCCGACGCCCAGGGCAAGGGCCTCATGTCGGATGCGCTGCGCACGGTGGTCGGGCACGCCGAGGGCTGCCTGACGTGGCCCGAGGTGCATTGGGCCTGCTACGACGGCAACCTCGCCTCGATGCGGGTCGCGAAGGCGGCCGGCTTCACCTACCTCGGCACGCGCGAGGCCGAGCATCGCGGCGAGCGGGTGCTGCAGCACCACGCGGTGCGCGTCGCCGGCGGTACGCCCGCGGACGCGCGCCCCTGGCCGCCGCTCGACTGAGCGCGCGCCCACGCACCCGACCCGACCGCCCGCCCGACGGCCCGCTCGAGGGAACCGCTCGAGGGGAACCGCTCCGGGACCGTCGCGCGCCACCGCATCCGCCGCGTGGGTGGTCACGACGCGCCGTGGTCGGCGCCTGGGGTGGTCACGACGCGCCGCGCGCCCGCGCCGCGACACGGCGCGTCGTGACCACCCCCGGGCGGGCGGATGGTCGGGAATGCCCGGCGAGATCGCGCAGTTGTATGGTGGCAGTGCAACGTGCCCGGGGTCAGTGCAAGTCTGAACCGGCGGTGAGAGTCCGCGACCCGTGAGCCCGTCTCGTCCGAGGCGGTCGATCGGCTGAGCTGGTGGAATTCCAGCACCGACGGTGAGAGTCCGGAGGGGAGGCGCACGTGGGGTCGCACGCGACCCCGCTGATCCCCGCGCGCGTTCGGAGAGGAACGGATGTCGGAGATCACCGCCGCTGAGCGCGCCGCGATGGCGCGTGCGCGGGAGCTCGCCCTGCGCGGTCCGCGCGGCGTCAACCCGCAGGTCGGCGCGGTCATCCTCTCCCCCGACGGCCGCACCCTCGCCGAGGGCTGGCACCGCGGCGCCGGCACCGCCCACGCCGAGGTCGACGCGCTCTCGCAGCTCGCCTCCGGCGGCGCCGCCGGAGCGACCGCGGTCGTCACCCTCGAGCCCTGCAACCACACCGGCCGCACCGGTCCGTGCGCGGTCGCGCTGCTCGACGCGGGTGTCGCGCGCGTCGTCTACGGCGCGGCCGACCCCGGCGAGGCCTCGAGCAACGGCGCCGAGCGGCTGCGCGAGGGCGGCGTCGACGTCGCCCGCACCGACGAGGCCGAGGCGGAGGCCCTCATCGCCGACTGGCTGTTCGTGCAGCGCACCGGCCGGCCGCGCGTGACCGTCAAGTGGGCCCAGTCCCTCGACGGCCGCGCCGCCGCCGCCGACGGCACGAGCCAGTGGATCACCGGCCCCGAGGCCCGCGCCCACGTGCACCGCGAGCGCAGCGCCCACGACGCGATCGCCGTCGGCACCGGCACCGTCCTCGCCGACGACCCGCGCCTCACCGCCCGCATCGAGGGCATCGACGACGCGCCGCAGCCCGTCCCCGTCGTCTTCGGCGAGCGCGCCATCCCCGCAGACGCGGCGCTCCGCAGCCACCCGCGGGGCCTGCGCACGGCCGGGCACGAGCTCGAGCGCGAGCTCGCCGACCTCGCCGGCGACGGCATCCAGACCCTCTACGTCGAGGGCGGGCCGACGCTCGCGAGCGCGTTCATCCGCGCCGGGCTCGCCGACCGCTTCACCATCTACCTCGCGCCGACCCTCCTCGGGGGGCCGCGCACCGCGCTCGACGCCATCGGCGTCAGCACCATCGACGAGCAGCGCCGCCTCGCGGTGACGCGGCTCGAGCAGCTCGGCCGAGACCTGCTGGTCGAGGCCACGACAGAGAGCGAGCAGTGATGTTCACCGGCATCATCGAAGAGCTCGGCGAGATCGTCTCGTTCGAGCCCCACACGACCGAGCAGGGCGGCGACGCGTACCGCCTGACCGTGCGCGGCCCGCTGGCCGTCAGCGACGCATCCCACGGCGACTCGATCGCCGTGAACGGGCTGTGCCTGACGGTGGTCGAGCAGACGGCGGATGCGTTCACCGCCGATGTCATGCAGGTCTCGGTCGACATGTCCACGCTCGGCGACCGCCGCCCGGGCGATCGCGTCAACCTCGAGCGCGCGGCCGCCGTCGGCGACCGGCTCGGCGGCCACATCGTGCAGGGGCACATCGACGGCACCGCCCGGGTGCTCTCCGTCGTGGACGGCGACGGCCAGCGCACGGTGCGCTTCGCGCTCGACCCCGCACTCGCGCACCTCGTCGTCCGCAAGGGCTCGATCGCCGTCGACGGCATCTCGCTCACCGTCTCGGCCGTGAGCGAGCCCGACGAGGCCGAGCAGTGGTTCGAGGTCTCGCTGATCCCCGAGACGCTCGCCACCACAACCCTCGGCTTCCGCGCGGTCGGCGACCGCGTCAACATCGAGACCGACATCGTCGCTCGCCACGTCGAGCGCATGCTGCAGCTGGAGGACAAGCGATGAGCATCACCACCATCGACGTGGCACTGAAGGCGCTGCGCGACCGGAAGCCCGTCATCGTCGTCGACGACGAGGGGCGCGAGAACGAGGGCGACCTGATCATGTCGGCGCAGCTGGCGAGCGCGGAATGGGTGGCCTTCATGGTGCGCCACACCTCCGGCTACCTGTGCGCGCCGCTCACCGCCGAACGGGCCGACGAGCTCGGCCTGCCGCTCATGGTGCTCGAGAACGAGGACACCCGGCAGACCGCGTACACGATCACCGTCGACGCGGCCGACCGCACCAGCACCGGCATCTCGGCCGACGACCGCGCGCACACCCTGCGCGTGCTCGGCGACCCGGCCTCCACCCCCGAGAGCCTCCGTCGCCCCGGCCACATCGTGCCGCTGCGCGCCGTCGAGGGCGGCGTGCGCGCCCGCGCCGGCCACACCGAGGCCGCGGTCGAGCTCATGCAGCTCGCCGGGCTCGAGCCGGTCGGCGTCATCGGCGAGCTCGTGGAGGACAGCGGCGAGATGCGCCGCCTCCCCTCCCTCATCGCCTTCGGCGAGGAGCACGATCTGCCCGTGATCACCATCGCCGACCTCATCGACTACCTCGACGCCGACGGGCTGCCCACGGCGTGCGGCGGCGACAACGAGGAGTCGGCGCGGGTCTCGTTCGAGGTCGAGACCGACGTGCCCACCCGCTACGGCACCTTCCGCATCGCCGCGTACCGCGACCGCCAGACGGGCGCCGACCACGTGGCGATCATCGCCGGCGACGAGCTCAGCGACGGCGCGCTCGTGCGCGTGCACTCCGAGTGCCTCACCGGCGAGGCGCTGCACTCGCTCAAGTGCGAATGCGGCCCGCAGCTCGACGACGCGATGCAGCAGATCCAGCAGGCCGGCGGCGGCATGGTCGTCTACCTGCGGGGCCACGAGGGCCGTGGCATCGGGCTGATCAACAAGCTGCGCGCCTACCGCCTGCAGGAGGACGGCCTCGACACGCTCGACGCCAACCTCGCGCTCGGCCTGCCGGCCGACGCCCGTGAGTACGGCGCCGCCGCGGCGATCATCCGCGAGCGCGGGATGCGCTCCATCAAGCTGCTCTCGAACAACCCGCTCAAGCGCGAGGCGCTCGAGCAGCACGGCATCGAGGTGAGCGAGCTCGTGCCGCTGCTCGTGGGCGTCGGCGCTCACAACGAGCAGTACCTCGCGGCCAAGCGCGACCGGATGGGCCACCGCCTGCCCGACCGCATCACGCAGAACGACGAGCAGGGAGAGGGCTGAGCCATGGCAGGAGAGGGACGCCCGGAGGGTTCCGGGCTGGACGCGAGCGGGCTGCGGATCGCGGTCGTGCACGGCCGCTGGCACGAGCGGATCGCCACCGGGCTGCTCGAGGGCGCGCGCCGCGCGCTCGCCGAGATGGGCGCCGACGTGACCGAGCTGCCGGTGCCGGGCTCGTTCGAGCTGCCGGTCGTGGCGCAGGCCGCGCTCGAGGCGGGCTTCGACGGCGCGGTCGCGCTCGGGGTCATCATCCGCGGCGGCACGCCGCACTTCGAGTACGTCTCCGAGGCGGCCACGATGGGGCTGACGGATGTCGCGGTGCGCACCGGCAAGCCCGTGGGCTTCGGCGTGCTCACCCTCGACGACGAGCAGCAGGGCATCGACCGCGCGGGCCTGCCGGGCTCCAAGGAGGACAAGGGGCGCGAGGCCGCCGAGGCGGTCGTCGAGGCCGCCCTCGCGCTGCGCTCGCTGCACGGCTGACGCGTCCCCACGCATCCGCCCGACCCATGGTGGCCGGGCGGATGCGTCGTCTCCGGCGGATGCGACCCCGGGGCCGCACGGCCCGGCGGGTACACTGGAGTGTCGTCCCCCAGGAGCCGAAGCTGACTCCGACGCGGCCGGCGCGTCACGAGCGCGCCGAACCCTCCGCGCGCAGCACATCCGCACCCGACGCGCGCGATCCTCCACCAGGAAGCAGCATGTCCCTCTCCGCAAGCCAGGCGACCGCAGCGTCGTCGCAGCAGCAGCCCGCCAACTCGCGCGGCCGCGTCATCTTCGCGAGCCTCATCGGCACGACGATCGAGTTCTACGACTTCTACGTCTACGCGACCGCCGCCGTGCTGGTGTTCCCGCACCTCTTCTTCCCCACCGGCGACGAGACGACCGCCCTGCTCGCGTCGTTCGCCGCGTTCGGCGCCGCGATGGTCGCCCGCCCGATCGGCTCGGTCGTGTTCGGCCACCTCGGCGACAAGCACGGCCGCAAGATCACGCTCGTCGGCGCCCTGCTCACGATGGGCATCGCGACGTTCCTCATCGGCGTGCTGCCCACCTACGGCCAGGTCGGCTGGATCGCCGCGGCGCTGCTCGTGCTCATGCGCCTCGCGCAGGGCTTCGCGCTCGGCGGCGAGTGGTCGGGCGCGGCGCTCGTCGCGACCGAGAACGCCCCGGTCGGCAAGCGCGCCTGGTACGGCACGTTCCCGCAGCTCGGCGCGCCGATCGGCTTCATCATCGCCAACGGCCTCTTCCTGCTCATCGCGGCGCTCCTGCCGAGCGACGACCCGTCGATGCCCTCCGAGGCGTTCCTCGAGTGGGGCTGGCGCATCCCGTTCCTCTTCTCGGCCGTCATGGTGATCGTGGGCCTCTACGTGCGCCTGAAGCTCGTCGAGTCGACGTCGTTCGAGAAGGCGAAGACGACCGGCACCATCCAGCGCATGCCGCTCGCGACCGTCTTCCGCGACTACTGGAAGGAGCTCATCCTCGGCACCTTCTTCATGCTCGCGACCTACGTGCTCTTCTACCTGATGACGGCGTTCTCGCTCACGTACGGCCGGGCTCCGGTCGACGCGGAGGTGCCGGGCCTCGGCTACTCGTACACGACGTTCGTGCTCATGCTCATCGTCGGCGTCGTCTTCTTCGGCATCTTCACGATGGTCTCCGGCCCGCTCGCCGACCGCTTCGGCCGCCGGAACACCCTGATCTGGGTGACGCTCGCGATCATGGCGTTCGGCCTGCTGTGGGTACCGCTCACCGGCGGCGGCTTCTTCGGCGTCATGCTGTGGCTCATCCTCGGCATGTCGCTCATGGGCTTCACGTTCGGGCCGATGGGGGCCCTGCTGCCCGAGCTCTTCCCGACCAACGTGCGCTACACCGGCTCGGGCGTGAGCTACAACGTGTCGTCGATCCTCGGCGCCGCGGTCGCGCCGTTCATCGCGGTGGCGCTGTGGACCGCCGGCGGCGGCAGCGTCTTCTGGGTCGGCGTCTACCTCGCGGGCGCGGGCGCGCTGACGCTCATCGCCCTGCTCCTCTCGAAGGAGACGAAGGATCTCGACATGGAGCGCTGAGCGCTCTCGACGGATGCTGCGGCCGGTCGCCCGAGGAGGGCGGCCGGCCGCTCGTCGTCAGACCGTGCGGTCGGCGATGGTGCGCACGCGCGTGATGGTCGCGTGCCCCGCGGCGAGCCGCTCCATGTCGCTGCCGGGCGCGTCGTCGGCGCGGTGCTCGCGGATGGACAACCGCACCTCATCGCCCGCGACCTCGGTGAGCGTCGTCTGCACGATGCCGAACGGCGCGAGGTGCGCCTCGACGAGCTCGAGCCCCTGGGCGTCGGGCACGTTCGGGACGTTGAGGTTGAGCACGGCGCCCGCGGGCGCGCCAAGCAGCGTCGCGAGAGCGGTGCGGGCGACCGCGCCGGCGGTGCCCCAGTGCTGCTCGTCCGCTTCGACGAGCCCGACGTCGAGCGAGACGGCGAGCGCCCGCACGCCGCCCTGCCCCGCGGTGAGCGCGGCGCCGACGGTGCCCGAGTGCATGATCGCGCCGCCGACGTTCGCGCCGCGGTTGATGCCGCTGAGCACGACGTCGGGCGTCTCGCCGAACGAGCCGTGCAGCGCGAGGAGCGTGATGAGGGCCGGCGCCGCGTGCACCGCGTAGGCCTCGCCCTCGAAGCCGGCGATCGCGCGGCGCTCGGAGCGCACCGTGCCCTTGCCGCCCGCCGCGGTGACCGCGGTGCCCTGCGTGGCGATGATGGACGCGCTCGCGCCGGAGTGCTCGTGCGCCGGCGCCGCGATCACCACCTCGAGCCCCGCGTCGGCCGCGACGGCGGCGAGCGCCGCGAGCCCCGGCGAGTCGATGCCGTCGTCGTTCGTGATCAGTGCGCGCATCAGTCCTCCTCGTCGTGGTCGCCGAGCCGATGCAGCTCGACCCGCTCGGCGATCGCGCGGATCGCCTCGGCGTCGCCGGTGCCGAGGCCGCGCCGCGTCGCGTTGACCGCGCCCGCGGCGGCGCCCAGGCGCACCGCCTCGTCGTGGTCGCCGCCGCTCGCGAGGACGGCCGCGATGCCCGCGGTGTAGGAATCCCCCGCGCCGCTCGTGTCGACCGGCTCGAGCTCGGGCGCGGCGACGCGCCAGGCTCCGTGCTCGCCGACGACGATCGAGCCTTCCTCGGCTCGCGTGATCGCCACGAGCGCGATGCCCTCGCGGGCGAGCGCGCGTGCCGCGTCGAGCAGCTGCTGCTCGTCGTCGCCGTCCTCGACGCGGCCGTCGGCGACGAGCTCCTCGTGGCTCACCTTGAGCACGTCGACCCCGCCGTCGAGCGCCGCTTCGAGCCGGTCGCCCGCGAGGTCCACGAGCACGGGCTTGCCGAGCTCCCGCACGTCGTTCGCGAGCCGTCGATAGACGTCGGCCGGCAGGAGCGAGTCGCCCTCGGGACCGGAGAGGATGACGAGATCCGCATCGGCCGTCTCGCGCAGCACGGTCGAGTAGAGCGAGTCGAGCGTGTGCCGCGAGAGCGGCTCGCCCTGCGCCTCGACGACCGCCACGCGCTCGCCCCCGCGCCGATCGTGCACGTACGCGGGGCTGATGCCCTCGCGCTCGATCGCCGCGACGACGAAGCCCTCCCGCTCGAGCAGCTGCCGCGCGACCGCCCCGATCTCCCCGGTGACCGTGCACGCGAGCGCGACCTCCACGCCGAGCGCCACGAGCATCCGCGCCTGCCAGACGCCCTGCCCGCCCACGTGGAGGTGGACGTCGGGCTCGCCGCGCACCTCCTCGATCGTCACGGTGAGCATGGGAGCGGGGGCGAAGATGAGCACGCGAGCCATGCGCCCACGCTACGCAGGGCTCCTGGAGGTCAGCGGAGCGTCACCGCAGGAACAGCGCGCGGAGCCGCGTCGTGGTGAACCACAGGCCGAGCACGATCATGGCCGCGAAGTACAGCAGGTGGATGCCGATCGAGGGCTGGATGAGCCCCGTCGTGAGCTGCCGGATCATGTCGACGCCGTGCCACAGCGGCATCGCCTGGATCACCCATTGCAGGCCCTGCGGGTAGACCTCGATCGGGAAGAACGTCGCCGAGAGCAGGAACATCGGCATCATCAGGAAGTACACGTAGTCGAGGTGCTGGAAGGTCTTCATGTAGCTCGTGATCGCCATGCCGAAGGAGGCGAACCCGAAGGCGATGACGAGCGCCGCCGGGATGGCGAGCACGGCCGTCCACGAGAGGTTGAGGCCCATCATCGTCGTCACGAGCATGAACCCGCACGCGTAGAGCAGACCGCGGAAGAGCGCGAGCAGGATCTCCCCCAGCGCGACATCGAGCGGGCCGAGGGACGTCGAGAGCATCTGCTGGTAGAGCTTCGCGAAGTTCATCTTGAAGAAGACGTTCATCGTGGAGTCGTAGACGGCGCCGTTCATCGCGCTCACCGCCATGAGGGCGGGCGCGATGTAGGCGGCGTACTCGACGTCGACGCCGTAGAACTCCACGGTGCCGATGAGCGCGCCGAGGCCGACGCCCATCGACAGCAGGTAGAAGACGGGCTCGAAGAAGCCGGTCAGCACGACCACCCAGTTGGTGCGCGCCATCACGTGCAGGCCGCGCAGGAACACCGAGCGCGTGTTGCCGGCGTAGATGCCGCGCAGCGGCCCGCGGACCGTCGGGGCGGGCGCTTCGAGGAGCTCAGGTGTGCGCAGCTCGGTCACTTGTCGAGCCTCCGTCGGAAGGTGCGGATGGAGAGCAGGCACGCGACGAGCGCCACGAGCACGAGGTAGCCGAGGTGCACGAGCAGCATCACCGGCGGCAGCTCGGCGCCGTAGAGGGCGCTGCGGCCGAGCTCGGCCGCGTGCCACAGCGGCGAGATCCAGCCGATCCAGTGCAGGAACGCCGGCAGCGTCTCGAGCGGGAAGTAGGTGCCCGAGAAGAGCGTGAGCGGCACGACCACGAAGCGCTCGACGAACGACAGCTGGCCGCGGTCCTCGGTCTGGGTCGACACCCACGCCATGACGGCGAAGCCGGCTGCGGTCGCCAGCAGCAGCCCGATCGGGATCAGCAGCAGCGCACCCGTCGCGGTGCCGATCCCGAAGACGATCATGACGGCCGAGAACGCCACGAGCGGCAGCAGCACGCGCACGAGCACCGAGACCTGGAAGCCGACGGCGATGTGCGCGGGCCCGATCGGGGTGCCGTTCATGGCGAAGAACATCGGGAACCACTTGAAGCCGCCGAAGACGCCGTAGGTGTTCTCCTGCGCGGCCGTCTGCATCGCGGTCGCCATCGACAGGGCCGGCGCGATGAAGACGAGGTAGGGCACGCCGTCGACGCCCTGGGCGCCCTGGTTCGCATCCACGAGCAGCCCGAGGCCGAGGCCGAGCCCGAGCAGGAAGAGGAACGGCGAGCCGACGCCGATCGCGACCCACGAGGCGACGTACGCGCGCATGGCGCGGATGCGGTGCTCGGCGACGAACCACCAGCCCC is a genomic window containing:
- a CDS encoding ABC transporter permease — protein: MSIAAQRDRVADEGGVDHGAVARRARVWGWWFVAEHRIRAMRAYVASWVAIGVGSPFLFLLGLGLGLGLLVDANQGAQGVDGVPYLVFIAPALSMATAMQTAAQENTYGVFGGFKWFPMFFAMNGTPIGPAHIAVGFQVSVLVRVLLPLVAFSAVMIVFGIGTATGALLLIPIGLLLATAAGFAVMAWVSTQTEDRGQLSFVERFVVVPLTLFSGTYFPLETLPAFLHWIGWISPLWHAAELGRSALYGAELPPVMLLVHLGYLVLVALVACLLSIRTFRRRLDK
- a CDS encoding ABC transporter permease; amino-acid sequence: MRTPELLEAPAPTVRGPLRGIYAGNTRSVFLRGLHVMARTNWVVVLTGFFEPVFYLLSMGVGLGALIGTVEFYGVDVEYAAYIAPALMAVSAMNGAVYDSTMNVFFKMNFAKLYQQMLSTSLGPLDVALGEILLALFRGLLYACGFMLVTTMMGLNLSWTAVLAIPAALVIAFGFASFGMAITSYMKTFQHLDYVYFLMMPMFLLSATFFPIEVYPQGLQWVIQAMPLWHGVDMIRQLTTGLIQPSIGIHLLYFAAMIVLGLWFTTTRLRALFLR
- a CDS encoding 1-phosphofructokinase family hexose kinase, producing MARVLIFAPAPMLTVTIEEVRGEPDVHLHVGGQGVWQARMLVALGVEVALACTVTGEIGAVARQLLEREGFVVAAIEREGISPAYVHDRRGGERVAVVEAQGEPLSRHTLDSLYSTVLRETADADLVILSGPEGDSLLPADVYRRLANDVRELGKPVLVDLAGDRLEAALDGGVDVLKVSHEELVADGRVEDGDDEQQLLDAARALAREGIALVAITRAEEGSIVVGEHGAWRVAAPELEPVDTSGAGDSYTAGIAAVLASGGDHDEAVRLGAAAGAVNATRRGLGTGDAEAIRAIAERVELHRLGDHDEED